In one Juglans regia cultivar Chandler chromosome 11, Walnut 2.0, whole genome shotgun sequence genomic region, the following are encoded:
- the LOC109018946 gene encoding protein HEADING DATE 3A-like produces the protein MQRDRDPLVVGRVIGDVLNPFEKSIALRVTYNNREVNNGCELKPSLVVSPPRVDVGGDDLRTFYTLVMVDPDAPSPSDPNLREYLHWLVTDIPATTGANFGQEVVCYESPRPTVGIHRFAFVLFRQLGRQTVYAPGWRQNFNTRDFAELYNLGLPVAAIYFNCQRESGSGGRRS, from the exons ATGCAAAGGGATAGAGACCCTCTAGTTGTTGGACGTGTTATAGGTGATGTTTTGAACCCCTTTGAGAAGTCCATTGCTCTGAGGGTCACTTATAACAATAGAGAGGTTAACAATGGCTGTGAGCTCAAGCCGTCTCTTGTTGTCAGCCCACCTAGGGTTGATGTAGGCGGTGATGACCTCAGGACTTTCTACACTCTG GTTATGGTGGATCCTGATGCACCCAGTCCTAGCGATCCCAACCTAAGGGAATACTTGCATTG GTTGGTGACTGATATTCCAGCAACTACAGGGGCAAACTTTG GACAAGAAGTTGTGTGCTATGAAAGCCCACGACCAACAGTGGGGATTCATCGATTTGCTTTCGTCTTGTTTCGCCAATTGGGTAGGCAGACAGTCTACGCACCCGGATGGCGCCAGAATTTCAACACCAGGGACTTCGCTGAGCTTTACAACCTTGGATTACCTGTGGCTGCAATCTATTTCAATTGCCAGAGAGAAAGTGGCTCAGGTGGAAGAAGAAGCTGA